GATGTCACGACAGCTCAACGAGACGGCGCTTGGTGCCTGTCTGACGACGCCGTATTCATATGTGGCCATGTCCAGGCGCTCGACCTATGTGGCCAGGCATCTCCATCCAGGCCAGGAGGGCCATCGCTCGACAATTATCCCCGGTGAGCATCAGTACCTGTTCGTCTATCCGTTCGTCAAGCAACGGGACTGGTACCTGCTGCCGCTCGATCGGCGTCAGGAGATGATGAATGTCCATATCAAGGTGGGCCATAAGTTTCCATCAGTGAAACTGAACACCACCTACTCATTCGGCCTTGATGATCAGGAGTTTGTAGTGGCGTTTGAAAGCGACAGACCGGCTGATTTTGTGGAGCTGATCATGGCGCTCCGTGAGACCGAAGCCAGTCGTTTCACCCTTCGCGATACACCGATCTTCACTTGCATTCAAAAGACCATTCACGAGACCCTGGACGACTTGGGCTAGAAAACGGACAGCGCATGGAGACACGTCTTATCCGGATCGGACATAGTCCGGACCCGGATGATGCATTTATGTTTTACGCCCTGGCCAAGGAGCGACTCCATACAGGCCAGTTTCGCTTTCAGCATATCCTTGAAGCAATCGAGGTTCTGAACAGTTGGGCGATGGAAGGCAGGCTGGAAGTGACAGCGATCTCGGCCCATGCGTACGCGTATGTAGCGGACCGCTACATACTGCTGCCCCATGGCGCCAGCATCGGACGGAACTACGGGCCGATTCTTGTGGCGAAGTGCGCGCTCGACCCTGCCGAACTCCGTGGCAAGCGAATTGCCGTTCCCGGTAGACTCACGACGGCATTCCTCGCGCTACGGCTCTATCTGAGTGAGTTTCAGGCCGTCGAGGTCCCCTTCGACCAGGTCTTCGAGGCAGTCGAAAGCGGCGAGGCGGATGCCGGACTTGTCATCCACGAGGGGCAGCTCACCTTCGAGACCAGCGGTTTTACCAAGCTGCTGGATCTCGGAACCTGGTGGTACGAGCAGACCGCGCTGCCGTTGCCACTGGGAGCCAATGCTATCCGCAGGGATCTGGGTGAGCCGTGTTGCCTGGAAGTCTCGGGATACCTTCAGGCCAGTATCAACTATGGCCTGGCTCACCGACAGGAGGCACTCCAGTACGCCCTGCAGTTTGGTCGTGGATTAGATGCGGCTCTGGCCGATCGATTCGTCGGCATGTATGTGAACGAGGATACCCGTGCCTGGAATGAGGAAACCAGACGGGGCCTCGAACGTCTCCTGGATTTGGCATGGGAGCAGGGCGTGATTCCCAAGCACATTCAGCCGGAGTTCCTCCCCGGTTAAGCCCCTCACTCCCCTCGTTTCTTTATCCCCTCGATCCGATCCGACCCACAACTGCCGGCAACTGAACCCCTCTCCCGTCACTGTCCTTGACACCGTGCAACGACGGGTCTAAGCTCAGCTTGGCGGAAAAATACCGCAAGACACATTCTTAACTCCAGTCGGCGTGTCGTTCATCAACAGACTTTTAGCGAAGGAGGATTCGCAAATGAAACAGATTCTCGCATTGACCGGTGCCGTCACGAGTGCGCTGCTGTTCAGCACGTGGGCCTTTGCTCAATACCAACCCCCCGTCATCCCGACGGTGCCGACG
The Candidatus Methylomirabilis tolerans DNA segment above includes these coding regions:
- a CDS encoding chlorite dismutase family protein — translated: MPTSAKEQFINFAFYKVDSAWRRLPKEERGTSKKEFGAAVEQWRERMLLISYSTVGLRPDTDFMLWRIGDSLMLFQEMSRQLNETALGACLTTPYSYVAMSRRSTYVARHLHPGQEGHRSTIIPGEHQYLFVYPFVKQRDWYLLPLDRRQEMMNVHIKVGHKFPSVKLNTTYSFGLDDQEFVVAFESDRPADFVELIMALRETEASRFTLRDTPIFTCIQKTIHETLDDLG
- a CDS encoding ABC transporter substrate-binding protein, yielding METRLIRIGHSPDPDDAFMFYALAKERLHTGQFRFQHILEAIEVLNSWAMEGRLEVTAISAHAYAYVADRYILLPHGASIGRNYGPILVAKCALDPAELRGKRIAVPGRLTTAFLALRLYLSEFQAVEVPFDQVFEAVESGEADAGLVIHEGQLTFETSGFTKLLDLGTWWYEQTALPLPLGANAIRRDLGEPCCLEVSGYLQASINYGLAHRQEALQYALQFGRGLDAALADRFVGMYVNEDTRAWNEETRRGLERLLDLAWEQGVIPKHIQPEFLPG